ACTTTATATTCATGCGCCCTTCTGCGACGGCAAATGCTTTTATTGCGCTTTTTATTCGCGGCCTTATGAAAGCACATTGGCGCGCCGCTATCTCTCCGCGCTGGAAACGGAATTGAAACAGCGTCCGCCCCTGGTCGTGGAAACAGTTTATTTCGGCGGCGGCACGCCGACCGTATTTTCATCTTCGGAGCTGCGCGAACTGTGCCGGATAGTGGCGCGGAATGTTTCCCTGACCGGCCTGAAAGAATGGACCGTTGAGGCCAATCCGGGTTCGCTCACGCCCGGCAAGCTGGACGTGCTGGCCGCGGCCGGCGTCAACCGCATCAGTCTCGGCGCGCAGTCGTTTGACGATGCGGCGCTGAAATGGCTCGGCCGCCGCCACACTGCGGCCGATATTTACAAGGCCGTGCGGATGGTTAAGTCGGCGGGGTTTGACAATTTCGGGATGGATATCATCGCCTGTATCCCGGGTTTTCCCCCGGACACTTGGCGCCAAACAATCTCCGCTGTTGTTGCGCTCGGGCCGAAGCATATTTCGGTTTACGCCCTCACCGTGGAGGAAGGCGCGCGGCTGGCCGCCGGTGCGCCGTCAAAAAAGCGCGCTTTCAGGCTTCTCTCCGAGGATGAGGAGCTTGCGGATCTTTATCTTGCCGAAAAAATCCTGGCGGACGCGGGGTATGAACATTATGAAATTTCAAACTACGCCCGGCCGGGTTTTGAATGCCGGCATAACGTTGCCTGCTGGCGAGGAGGGGAGTATATCGGAATTGGCCCCGCAGCCGCCTCGCATGCCGGATTAAAACGCTGGACAAACCGGGCGGATCTTGGAAAATATCTTGCGTCCCTTGAACGCGGCGAAAAACCGCCGCGTTCCGTTGATGCGTGCGGCGAAAAAACCAGGCGGATTGAGAAAGTTGTTTTTGGCCTGCGTTTGAGCGCGGGCGTCAGCGCGGAAACGGCGGCCGGCTGCGAAAAACCGCTGCGCGCTTTGCGCGCGCAGGGACTGGTTGCATGCGCAAACGGCTGCTGGCGGCTGACGGAGCGCGGAAAATACCTGGCGGATTACGTCGGGATTGAAATCATGACCTGGGCGGACCGGCCCGGCGGGGGATAGCATGAGAATAATTTTTATGGGATCGTCTGAATTCGCCTGCCCGGCGCTGGAATTGATCCTGAAAACCGGGCGCGATGAAGTTGTTGCGGTCGTCAGCCAGCCGGAGCGGCCGAGCGGCCGGCGCCGGCGGACTAAAAAATGCCCGGTTGATGAATTTGTCTCACGCGCATCCATCCGGACGCTGACGCCGGAAAATGTGAATGCGCCGGAAAGCATCGCGGCATTGCGGGCGCTTGCGCCGGAACTCATCGTGGTTGTGGCCTATGGCCAGATATTAAAGTCTTCCCTGCTCAAGCTCCCGCCGCAAGGCTGCGTCAATCTGCATGGTTCGCGGTTGCCACAATACCGGGGGGCGGCTCCGATTCAATGGGCCATTGCCCGCGGCGAACGGATGACCGGCGTAACGACCATGTTCATCAATGAAAAAATGGACGGAGGCGACATTATTCTGCGGGCGGAGGAAAGGATTGCGCCGGATGACACCGCCCTTTCCCTTTCCCGCCGGCTGGCCGAAAAAGGCGCCGAGCTTCTGCTTGAATCGCTGGCGCAGATCCGGGACGGCCGCGCCCCGCGAATAAAACAGGACGAATCGGAAGTTTCCTATGCCCCGCGCCTGAAAAAAACCGACGGCCGGGTTGACTGGATTATGCCGGCCAAAGAGCTTTCCGACCGTATTCGGGGTTTTCAACCCTGGCCCTGTTGTTATTTTACACTGCAGGCGGAAACGGCGCGGCTTGCATCCGGCGCCGCAACCGTGAAGATTCTGCGCGCCCGGGTTGAGCCCGGCGGCGGAGCGGAACCCGGCGCGGTCCTTGAAACCTGCGGCGCCGGCCCGCTGATTCAGACCGGTTCCGGCGCTCTGCGCCTTCTTGAAGTCCAACCCGAGGGGCGGAAACCGATGGAAGGAAAAGCCTTTCTTTGCGGCGGAAAAATTTCGCGGGGGGAAATTTTAGCGTAAGGCCTCAGTTTTGAGGGGGAGAGAGAAACCGTAGGGGCTTCGCTTGCGAAGTCCTCTTCAATAAAGACGGGCGCGCGACAAGCGCGGCCCCTACGAAGACTGGCCAATTGAATTGCCATCCACCCACATAACTGAGGGGTTACATTTTGGCATAAAAAACGTTTGTATTTGTTCCGCCGGCGTAATAAAATATATTGCGTTGCCAATGAAGTTGTCCGCCATGAGTGACGATAAAACCAAACCATCTCCGGAGGATCTTCGCCGACAGGTTGAAGACATGTTGCGCAACGGCCGCTTTGCGCCGATCATGGGCTTTCCGCGGCCGGAAGACGCCGCCGCCGGCGGCCGGGAGGAAGCCGCGGCCGGAAATGCGGAAAAATTGCGCAAAATCAGCGAATTCAACCTGAAACCGCGTGAGATCAAAGACTATCTTGACCGCTTTGTCATTCAGCAACAGGAGGCCAAAAAGGCGCTCGCCGTGGCGATCTGCGACCATTATAACCATGCGCGGCAATGTTTGCGCAATCCCGACCTGCGCGAGCGTGAATACGCCAAGCAGAATATAATCCTGCTCGGGCCGACCGGCGTCGGGAAGACTTACCTGATGCGCTGCATTGCGCGGCTGATCGGCGTCCCGTTCGTAAAATCGGACGCCACCAAGTTCTCGGAGACCGGCTACGTGGGGCACGACGTTGAAGATCTGGTGCGCGATCTTGTCCGCCTCGCCGGCGGCGACGTTGCGCTTGCCCAGTACGGCATCATTTATATTGACGAAATAGACAAAATCGCCTCGGCTCCGAATGCGGCCGGCCGCGACGTTTCCGGGCGCGGCGTGCAGGTCAACCTCTTGAAACTGATGGAGGAAACCGATGTCAATCTGCAGAGCCAGACGGACATTCTCGGCCAGATGGAAGCCATCATGCAGTTCCAGAAGACCGGCAAAACGGCTTCGCGCACCATCAATACCCGCCATATCCTTTTTATCGTCAGCGGCGCCTTTGAATCAATCGCCGATTGTGTGCGCCGGCGGATGGCCAAGTCGGCGATCGGTTTTGCGGTGGAAACGAAGGAGCGGGAGTCCTGCGAGTATCTGAAAAAAGCCCGGACCATGGATTTTATTGCGGGCGGTTTTGAGCCGGAATTTATCGGGCGCCTGCCGGTGCGGGTTGTCTGCGACCAGCTGACCGCGGAAGATTTGAAACAGATTTTGATTTCTTCGGAGGACAATATATTGACCCAGTATCAGCGTGATTTCAGCGGTTTTGGCATAGATTTTTCCATTACCACCGAGGCGATTGACGAAGTTGCGCGGCAGGCAATCACGGAGCAAACCGGCGCGCGGGGCCTGATGACGGTGATGGAGCGGGCCTTCCGGAATTACAAATTCCAACTGCCCTCTACGGTTGTTAAATCTTTTGAGGCCACCCGTGAAACCATCCTTGACCCGGACGCGGCCCTGAAAAAAATACTGCGCGCCAACCGCGACTCGCAGAGGGTTTTGCTGCGCGGTGAAATTGCCGATTTCATAAGCCGTTTCCGGGAAACGCACGGGCTGGAACTCGTTTTCAGCGACGATGCCGTTGATTTGCTGGTGGAAATGAGCGTGGAACAGGATAAATCCGTCCGGGCAATCTGCGCGCGGAAGTTCAAGGATTTTCAACACGGCCTGAAAATCATCGCCAACAACACCGGCCAGACTTCGTTCGTGATCGCTCCGGAAACGGTCAGAAATCCGGACGAGGCGCTTTCCGCCTGGATCGTTGCGAGCTTTCAAACCAAGGCGGACGGCCCGCCATCCAAAACTTCCCGCTGACGCGCCGCTGTTGAGATTAAAAGCTTTGCCGCCGAACTCGCATGCGTTGGACAATTGGTTTTCCGGGCTGTGCGCCGGGCAGGGATTTATTTGTATTCCAGCGGATCGCGGACTTTGTTCGCCTTGAAGGCGGCCATGCGTTCCACGCAGGACGGACACTGGCCGCAGGCTTTTTTATGGCCGCGATAACAACTCCAGGTATGCGCGTAGTCCACGCCGAGCGCCAGGCCGGTCCGCAAAACCTGTTTTTTCCCGGCCCCGGCGAAAGGCGCTTCTATGCGGACCGCCTGCCGGTGATTCAGCCGCAGAACTTTATTCATACCCGCCACGAATTGTTTTGAACAGTCCCAGTAACCGTAGTAATCCTGGCGCTGGGCCGCGTAATACACTCTGGTTATGGCCAGCGCCTCGGCATGGGCGCAGGCCAGCGCGAGCAGGATCATGTTGCGGTTGGGCACATAAGTGGGCGGCTGCGAAAGTTCCCGCGGCCGGATGGCGGCGTAATCCGGAATCGGATTAAAGCGGGAGGTCAATGCGGAAGATTTTCCGATAAACCGTTTAAAAAAAGAAATATCAACAACGAGATGCTCGCGGACGGACAGGCGGCGGATTTGCCAGCGCGCGCAGGAGAGTTCGCGCGCAAAATGTTTCTGGCCGTAATTGAAGGTAAGCGCGTAAATCGCCTCGCATTCCAGTTGCTTGCGCAGATAGTGCAGGAGGGTCGTTGAATCCAGCCCGCCGCTTAATAGAATGACTGCTTTTTCTTTCATTTCGCGCGTTCAGCTTGCGGCCAGATTTGCCGGTGCAGCTGAAGATTGAAACGCACCGGCAGGCCGTCTCGGGCAATCCAGGACGCCAGCGTCCGCGGCTTCAGGAATCCGGCGGCCGGGCTGAAATTGACCGCTTTGCAGCGCGCGGCCAGGCGGTGTTTTTCTGTTACCCGGCGGGCCCATTCGTAATCCTTTCTGCTGCAGATGACAAACTTAACCTCGTCGTTCGTCTTCAAGCGTGGTATGTTTTTCCAGTGAACCGTGTTGGCAAAACCGCTGCCCGGGCATTTTATGTCCAGAATGGTTATGACGCCGTCGGGGACGCGCGCCGTGTCGCAAGCGCCGTTTGTTTCCAGCAGGATTTTTCCTTTTCGGCGCCGGAGGAGCAGTTTCAGGAGGTCGTAAACGTTTTCCTGCAGGAGGGGTTCTCCGCCGGTAATTTCCGCCAGGGGCGTTTTGGCGGCCGCGAAACCGGCCGCCAGTTCGAGGATGGGGCGGGCCCGGCCGCCGCGCCAGGCATATTTTGTGTCGCAATAGCGGCAGCGCAGGTTACAGCCGGCGAGGCGGATGAAAAAACACGGCCAGCCGCTCCAGGTTGTCTCGCCCTGGATGGAGATGAATGTTTCGCAGACCAGCAGTTTTTTTTTCACGGCGTTGCGTTGTTATTATTTGCGGCCGCCGGGGCGGACGCATGGTTCGTTTGCAAACTGGCGAATGGTGGTTTGTCCGGGAATCAGTTTTTTTTACAATACCAGGCGGCCGTGCCGTGGTTTTCGCTGACCCGCACGCGGTGCAGCCGGCAACGGGCGGCCGGGAACGCGGGGGCAAGCGCTTCAAAAATAAAGCGGGCGATATTTTCGGCGGTCGGATTTCTTCTTTTAAACATCGGCAGGTCGCTCAGGTTCCGGTGGTCAAGCTTTTCCAGCGCGGCCCGGAGCGTCGTTTTTACCTGCTTGAAATCAACCAGCATGCCCAGACGGTCGGTCGTTTTTCCCCGCAGGAAAATTTCAACTTCCCAGTTGTGGCCGTGCAGATTGGCGCACGGGCCCTGGTAGCCGGCCAGCCTGTGCGCTCCGCAAAAACTTGCCTTTATGCTGATTTCAAACACAAGCATTATCCCCGCGTTGCTGAAAGTTTGCGCCGTGATTTGTAACGCATCTTACTCTCTCCGGCGGAAACATCAACCGGAAAACTTAAGGCGGCGGGGCCGCAATCCGGCGTTTGTTTGCACCGTAGTTTTACGCTTCCGGAGACTGGCGTTTGTTTTCAGTTTTCGCAAGGGGGTCAAAAATCCAGCGTTTGTTGAACCAGAACCATTGTTCCGGTTCGTTCCGGACGCATGCAGTCAGTATGTCAAAAACGGCTTGGGTTATCCGGAGGGCGTCGGTCCTTTTTTCGGCATGAGGGTCCGGAAAAATCGGCTCGTAAATCCGGCAATGGTGTTCGCCCCAGCCGATGCGGCTGATCATAACCGGGAAAACCGGCGCGTCGGCCTGATGGGCGATGAACCCCATGCCTTCGGCCACGTTTGCGGTTTTTCCCAGGAATTTGACGGGCAACGCGTCGGTTTTTCCGCGCACATCCGATAAAATCGCGAGCATGCGGCCGGTCTTTATCTTACGCAGGATTGTTTTCAGGACGGAGGCCGAGCGCAGGACGGTTTCAAACCCGGTGCCGGCCCGGGCCCGGTTGTAGAATTCATCCACGAGCTTGTTTTTCTGCGCGGCGGCCAGCGAAAAAAGCGGAATGTCATGGACCAGACAGGCCAGTGCCGCCAGTTCCCATGCACCCATGTGCGCGGTGGCGATAATTCCACCCCGGCCGGAGCGCACCCATTCTTGCATCCGGACAATCAGCGGATTGATCTTCACTGCCTTGAGCGCCCAGGCCCGGCTGGAGACCGGCAGGCGGATCGCCTCCACAACCGTAAATATGAAGTTGCGCCATGAAATCCAGGCAATCCGCCGTATTTCGCCCTTTGAGAAACGGGCTCCGAATACCTCGCGGATGCGTCCCTGTGCTTCGCGCACGCGGTAACGGACAATGTAAAAGCCGATTCCGGCGGCGCACCAGCCCAGAAACAGGGCGGCGCGGTAAGGAAGACGGCGGAGAAGCGCCGCCGCCAGCCGAACGAGGACATATTCCAGAATATGTTTCAGACTATATTTCATTTTTTTTCAGGACTCAAAATTCAGGATGTCCTGCAAATATGCCTCCTGTAATTTGCAGGATAACCGTGTCCGACAATAGACAACCGGCGCGTGCCGCACGGCCAAATTTACAAATGTTTTTACCGGCGTTCTCGTTCTGACTCCTGCATCCCCGCTCCTGACTGCCCTGATCGGCAACTTCATTTTTTTGATTTTTGCGGCGAAAGCAAGGCAAACAACGGACTCCGCATCATTTTTATCGCGCGCTCCGGGCAGACTTCATGACAGCAACAACAGCCGATGCATTTTTTCCGGTCAAGCCGCGGCCGCGTCCCGTCAATCCGGCCGGTTTTATCCGGCTGGTTTAAAGCAAGCGCCCCGACCGGGCAGGCCCGAACGCACCGTCCGCAGGCCGTACAGTTTTCAGTGAAGACAGGCCTGACCCAGAGGTAAGGTTCCGCCAGCCGCACCAGCCGCCGCGGAATGAATCTGGCCGCTTTTGCGGACGCCGGCAGTTTGATCGGGGGTATCCGGCCCAAGTCGCGGGTGTCGCCAATCAGGTCAATATTTTCCGGGTCTGTTTCGCCGCTGCCGGCGCGCCGCAGGCTGTCCAGATAAAACACGTCCTTTACATTTATATTGAGCATTTTGCAGAACGCTGTGTCAAGCGCAACCCCGTCCGTTGAGGCGGCCATGAACCCCAGTTGAAGGGGGGTTCCGGCGGAAGGCCCGTCGCCTTCCATGCCGATTACGGCGTCGCATACGGTCAACCCCGGCCGGACGAGTCCATAGAGAAAAGCCAGGCAATCGCCGAACTGGCGCGGGTTCGGGAAGGTTTTGTGCAGCATCGTTTTTTGAAAACCAGGTAAAAGCCCGAAAAGGTTTTTTGCCGCGTTGGTAAAGAGCGTGAAGGCATGGGTCTTTAATTTGGGAACATTGATGACCAAATCGGCGTCGCAGGCCGTGCGGGCGATGGCCAGCGGCACGCCTTGGTAATCGTGCGCAATACAGGACTCTTTTTCAAAGACGACGAATTTAACTTTCTCTTCATCGCACAACGCGCGGAATCCCGTTTTTTCCAGAACGGAATCCATTTTCATCACGCCCGCGGGGCTGTCGCCGACCAAAGGCGTTCCGCCGCATCGGCGCACCGTTTTAATCAGGGCGCGCACGATTTCCGGATGGGTCGTAACCGCCTTTTCCGGAGCGCGGTCGGTCAAAAGGTTCGGTTTGATCAGCACCAATGCTCCCGGCGGAATAAATTGTTGCGGTCCGCCGAGGGAGACAAAAAGCTTTTCCAAGGCAGCCGTGATTTCCTCCGGGCGGTATGTGCTGCATTTTGCAAGGGCAACGCGGGTTTTCATGAAGCCTGCTTTTTCAACCGGCCCGTCAATTAACGGACAATTTTATCGTCAACGGACCGATGGCCGCTTGTTTTGGACGGCGGTGCGGCCGTTTTGAATTTGAAACTGACTCATATGATTTTCTGATTTCCCGCCGCCGGGGAGGGGAGGGGAGTAACACGCAGGGGGAAGCGGATTTTTAAGTCGTTGTCTAGCAAAACTTCAATCCAGTGCACGCCCGATTCGGTGAAGGCAATGTTGATGAAAAATTCAATGTTGGTGACAATCGCCTCCGTGTTCTGCAGTTTGACCGGAATGCTTCTTCCCTGGGCGACGACCTTTTTCTGGTCTGGTTTCAGCAGGCGGCTCATCTGTTGAAATTCGCCCTCCCCGTTGCACCAGCGGGAGACCAGGCACATGCGCGGAAAAACGAGCGGATACTGGTTCGCGTTGATGACGTCAAAAAGTCCGATCAGGATGAATTTTCCGTTTCGTTCCTGCCGCACGTCATCGCACAATAGACAAGCCTGTATGTCTGGAATCATGGTTTGTTTTTTTCCCAGGTTTTTATCATGGCCCGCGCCGGCATGTTGAATCGCGCCGGTTGGCCCGGTTTTGACTGTTGCGGGTGTAAAACCACAAATTCCCGGAAACTCTATCACTGACGGCCGTGTTTCTCCACTACATTTTTGACTAAAACATGGGA
This is a stretch of genomic DNA from Kiritimatiellia bacterium. It encodes these proteins:
- the hemW gene encoding radical SAM family heme chaperone HemW, translating into MNPRPDSRRRGLYIHAPFCDGKCFYCAFYSRPYESTLARRYLSALETELKQRPPLVVETVYFGGGTPTVFSSSELRELCRIVARNVSLTGLKEWTVEANPGSLTPGKLDVLAAAGVNRISLGAQSFDDAALKWLGRRHTAADIYKAVRMVKSAGFDNFGMDIIACIPGFPPDTWRQTISAVVALGPKHISVYALTVEEGARLAAGAPSKKRAFRLLSEDEELADLYLAEKILADAGYEHYEISNYARPGFECRHNVACWRGGEYIGIGPAAASHAGLKRWTNRADLGKYLASLERGEKPPRSVDACGEKTRRIEKVVFGLRLSAGVSAETAAGCEKPLRALRAQGLVACANGCWRLTERGKYLADYVGIEIMTWADRPGGG
- the fmt gene encoding methionyl-tRNA formyltransferase translates to MRIIFMGSSEFACPALELILKTGRDEVVAVVSQPERPSGRRRRTKKCPVDEFVSRASIRTLTPENVNAPESIAALRALAPELIVVVAYGQILKSSLLKLPPQGCVNLHGSRLPQYRGAAPIQWAIARGERMTGVTTMFINEKMDGGDIILRAEERIAPDDTALSLSRRLAEKGAELLLESLAQIRDGRAPRIKQDESEVSYAPRLKKTDGRVDWIMPAKELSDRIRGFQPWPCCYFTLQAETARLASGAATVKILRARVEPGGGAEPGAVLETCGAGPLIQTGSGALRLLEVQPEGRKPMEGKAFLCGGKISRGEILA
- a CDS encoding AAA family ATPase produces the protein MSDDKTKPSPEDLRRQVEDMLRNGRFAPIMGFPRPEDAAAGGREEAAAGNAEKLRKISEFNLKPREIKDYLDRFVIQQQEAKKALAVAICDHYNHARQCLRNPDLREREYAKQNIILLGPTGVGKTYLMRCIARLIGVPFVKSDATKFSETGYVGHDVEDLVRDLVRLAGGDVALAQYGIIYIDEIDKIASAPNAAGRDVSGRGVQVNLLKLMEETDVNLQSQTDILGQMEAIMQFQKTGKTASRTINTRHILFIVSGAFESIADCVRRRMAKSAIGFAVETKERESCEYLKKARTMDFIAGGFEPEFIGRLPVRVVCDQLTAEDLKQILISSEDNILTQYQRDFSGFGIDFSITTEAIDEVARQAITEQTGARGLMTVMERAFRNYKFQLPSTVVKSFEATRETILDPDAALKKILRANRDSQRVLLRGEIADFISRFRETHGLELVFSDDAVDLLVEMSVEQDKSVRAICARKFKDFQHGLKIIANNTGQTSFVIAPETVRNPDEALSAWIVASFQTKADGPPSKTSR
- the queC gene encoding 7-cyano-7-deazaguanine synthase QueC; translation: MKEKAVILLSGGLDSTTLLHYLRKQLECEAIYALTFNYGQKHFARELSCARWQIRRLSVREHLVVDISFFKRFIGKSSALTSRFNPIPDYAAIRPRELSQPPTYVPNRNMILLALACAHAEALAITRVYYAAQRQDYYGYWDCSKQFVAGMNKVLRLNHRQAVRIEAPFAGAGKKQVLRTGLALGVDYAHTWSCYRGHKKACGQCPSCVERMAAFKANKVRDPLEYK
- a CDS encoding radical SAM protein, whose protein sequence is MKKKLLVCETFISIQGETTWSGWPCFFIRLAGCNLRCRYCDTKYAWRGGRARPILELAAGFAAAKTPLAEITGGEPLLQENVYDLLKLLLRRRKGKILLETNGACDTARVPDGVITILDIKCPGSGFANTVHWKNIPRLKTNDEVKFVICSRKDYEWARRVTEKHRLAARCKAVNFSPAAGFLKPRTLASWIARDGLPVRFNLQLHRQIWPQAERAK
- the queD gene encoding 6-carboxytetrahydropterin synthase QueD, whose translation is MFEISIKASFCGAHRLAGYQGPCANLHGHNWEVEIFLRGKTTDRLGMLVDFKQVKTTLRAALEKLDHRNLSDLPMFKRRNPTAENIARFIFEALAPAFPAARCRLHRVRVSENHGTAAWYCKKN
- a CDS encoding lysophospholipid acyltransferase family protein codes for the protein MKYSLKHILEYVLVRLAAALLRRLPYRAALFLGWCAAGIGFYIVRYRVREAQGRIREVFGARFSKGEIRRIAWISWRNFIFTVVEAIRLPVSSRAWALKAVKINPLIVRMQEWVRSGRGGIIATAHMGAWELAALACLVHDIPLFSLAAAQKNKLVDEFYNRARAGTGFETVLRSASVLKTILRKIKTGRMLAILSDVRGKTDALPVKFLGKTANVAEGMGFIAHQADAPVFPVMISRIGWGEHHCRIYEPIFPDPHAEKRTDALRITQAVFDILTACVRNEPEQWFWFNKRWIFDPLAKTENKRQSPEA
- a CDS encoding DUF362 domain-containing protein; protein product: MKTRVALAKCSTYRPEEITAALEKLFVSLGGPQQFIPPGALVLIKPNLLTDRAPEKAVTTHPEIVRALIKTVRRCGGTPLVGDSPAGVMKMDSVLEKTGFRALCDEEKVKFVVFEKESCIAHDYQGVPLAIARTACDADLVINVPKLKTHAFTLFTNAAKNLFGLLPGFQKTMLHKTFPNPRQFGDCLAFLYGLVRPGLTVCDAVIGMEGDGPSAGTPLQLGFMAASTDGVALDTAFCKMLNINVKDVFYLDSLRRAGSGETDPENIDLIGDTRDLGRIPPIKLPASAKAARFIPRRLVRLAEPYLWVRPVFTENCTACGRCVRACPVGALALNQPDKTGRIDGTRPRLDRKKCIGCCCCHEVCPERAIKMMRSPLFALLSPQKSKK